CGACGCCCCGCACGCCGTCGAGGTCGTAACGATAGAACCCCTCGGACCCTGCGGCGGGCGCCGCGATTGCGCCCGGGTTCGCCGTGGCGGCCGGTCGCGGAGGCGGTGACGAGGTTTGCATGGTCACCGTTAATTTACCCAAAACCGCCACTTGTTCCTGCGCGCTCGCCTTCCGGCGATGCTGCTCAGCGGAGCAAGTGGCGGTGCGGGAAGGCCGCGAAACCTACCGCGTGGCACCCGGAGGCGCCGGCTGCAACAGCGCCTGCAGGTTCGGCAGTTGCGGCATGGGGGCCGGCTGCGCCGGAGCCAGCTGCTGCACTGGCGCTTGCTGGGCCGGCAGTTGCTGCGGCGGGGTCTGCTGCAGGGGGGTTTGCTGCGTGGGCAGCTGCAGCGGGGCCTGTTGCGTCGGCGGTTGCTGCAGCGGGGCTTGCTGCGCGGGCGTCTGGCCCGGGACCTGTTGTACCGGTGCCTGTTGCAGCGGGGCTTGCTGCGCGGGCGTCTGGCCCGGGACCTGTTGTACCGGTGCCTGTTGCAGCGGGGCTTGCTGCGCGGGTGTCTGGCCGGGGACCTGTTGTACCGGTGCTTGTTGCAGCGGGGCTTGCTGCGCGGGTGTCTGGCCCGGGACCTGTTGGCCCGGGACCTGCTGCACCGGTGCCTGCTGCAGCGGCGTCTGGGCGCCGAGAACCCGGACCAGGTACGGCGTCATACCGTTGGCGCGCACCGGCGACACCTGGACGACGTCGCCCACCTCGAGCATCTGGTTGTTGCCGAGGTACATCGCGACGCTTTGCGTGCCTTCGGGACCGTAGAAGATCAGGTCGCCCTTCTGCGCTTGCTGGGGCGGGATCTTCTGGCCGACCCGGTAGATCGCGCCCGACGAACGCGGCAGCTTGATCCCGGCGCCGGCGTAGGCGTACTGCATCAGGCCCGAGGCGTCGTAGCCGATGGTGTTGATGCCGGGGCCGGTGCCGCGCGTGGGGCCGTTGATACCGCCGCCGGCCCACGAGAACGGCACGCCGCGCTGCGACAGACCGCGCATGACGACGATGTCGGTGGCCTGCTGGTAGTCCGTCGACCGGACGCCGGGGTCGGCGGCGGCGATTGCCGTGCCGGCCGCCAGCGGGGCCGCCAGTATGGCGAGGCCGATGGCTAACGAGTAGATGCGCTTCATTGGAGTTCCAGCCTTCCTGAACTCTGTCGGGTTGACTCGCGACGACCCCCGGAGTGGGGATCGAATGCCGCCTCCTTGCGGGAGCGTGAATCACTCGGTTCACCCGTTGAGTCACACCAGTCACTACAGACACTTTTACAACAGAAGATGCACCGCGAATACCGTTGCTGAGCTACCCGAATGATTCTTTTTCGGACCGTGACCGGACGGTGACTGCCGAGCCCAAATCTTTATCCGCAGTTGTGATTTCGGTCTCACACCGCGTCGCGGTCGCGTTGTTCGCCCGGTGCGCTGCGGCGGGTGAATCAGTGCCAGTAGCGCGCGCTGAAGACCGTGAGCGAATCGCCGACGACGGAACTGACCATGATGATCGCGAGGGACAGCACCGGCCAGAAGGACATGTACCAGCCCTTCAGCAGGGAGACGAACGGGCCGATCCCCGCCGCCGCGATCGCCGCACCGATCCCGCCCCAGACGATCGGGTAGATGTACATGTCGACCTGGAAGGGCACCAGTCCGCACGTTTCGTCCGTGCACACCTCGCCGAGGAAGCCGTAGAGCCTCGTCGGCCACGTCGTCGCCGTGGCCAGCACGACGAGCAGCGTCACCAGCGTGATGGTGGCGATCAAGTCCCACGGGGCCACCTTGAGGCGAAGGACGTGTGACTTCTCGTTGCCAGAGTCGTTGGCGCCGTAGGGCATCGGTTGAAATTCGGCCGGCTCGCCGGACTCCTGGGGCGCCGGCGGGGAGCCGGCGCGGTCGCCACGGTGCGGGTCCTCGAACGGGTACGGCAGCGCCATGCCGATAGATGCTTCCCGATGGTCGGCTTTTATGCGAACCGGCTGCTTTACGCTCGGTTTCTATGCCTGCGGCGAGATCCGGGTTGACCCCCGAGCAAATCAGCGCGATCGACGCCGCGCACCTGTGGCATCCCTACAGCACAATCGGCGGTGAAGCCGTCGCGCCGGTCGTGGCCGTCGGCGCGCACGGCGCCTGGTTGACGCTGATCAGAGACGGCAGGTCGGTCGAGGTGCTGGACGCGATGAGCTCCTGGTGGACCGCGATCCACGGTCACGGCCACCCGGTGTTGGACGCGGCGCTGGCAGCGCAGCTGAGCTCGATGAATCACGTCATGTTCGGTGGCCTGACCCACGAGCCGGCGGCCCGGCTCGCCCAGCTGCTGGTCGAGATCACCCCGGCCGGCCTGGAGACGGTGTTCTTCAGCGATTCCGGGTCGGTGTCGGTGGAGGTCGCGGTCAAAATGGCGCTGCAGTACTGGCGAAGCCGCGGGCAACCCGGCAAGCACCGGCTGATGACCTGGCGGGGCGGCTACCACGGCGACACCTTCACGCCGATGAGCGTCTGCGACCCCGACGGCGGGATGCACTCGTTGTGGACCGACATCCTGGCCGCCCAGGTGTTCGCGCCGCAGGTGCCCCGCGAGTACGACGCGGGGTACAGCGCGGCGTTCGAGGAGCAGCTGGCCGGGCACGCGACCGAACTGGCGGCTGTCGTCGTCGAGCCCGTCGTGCAGGGTGCCGGCGGCATGCGCTTTCACGATCCCGATTACCTGCGCGACCTGCGCGACATCTGCCGCCGCCACCAGGTGCTGCTGATTTTCGACGAGATCGCCACCGGATTCGGGCGCACCGGCGAGCTGTTCGCCGCCGACCATGCCGGCGTCAGCCCGGACATCATGTGCGTCGGCAAGGCGCTGACCGGGGGATACCTCAGCCTGGCCGCGACGCTGTGCACCACCGACATCGCGCACACGATCAGCTCCGGCGAGGCGGGCGCGCTGATGCACGGCCCCACGTTCATGGCCAACCCGCTGGCCTGTGCGGTGTCGGTGGCCAGCGTCGAGGTGCTGCTGGGCCAGGACTGGCGCGCGCGGGTCGCCGACATCGCGACCGGGCTGGTGGCGGGACTCGAGCCGGCCCGGGCCTTGCCCGGTGTCACCGACGTACGGGTATGCGGCGCCATCGGCGTCATCGAATGCGCCGGGCCGGTCGACCTGGCCGTTGCCACCCCCGCGGCGCTCGACCACGGCATCTGGCTACGCCCGTTTCGCAACCTCGTCTACGCGATGCCGCCCTACATCTGCGGGCCCGGCGAGATCGCGCAGATCACCTCGGCGATGGTCGAGGTCAGCCGGATCGCCGCCTCTCGTAGTCTTTAGGGCTATGAAGGCCAGTCAGCAGGCACCGATCCAGGTTTCCCCGCTGGCCTGGCTGGAGGCAGTAGAGCAGCAGCGCCGGCAGGCCGGCTTGCGTCGCTCGCTGCGGCCGCGCCCGGCGGTCGCCACCGAGCTGGACCTGGCGTCCAACGACTATCTCGGTCTGTCCCAGCATCCCGATGTCATCGACGGAGGCGTTGCGGCGCTGCGCATTTGGGGTGCCGGTGCCACCGGCTCCCGGCTGGTCACCGGCGACACCGAACTGCATCAGCAATTCGAAGCCGAGCTCGCCGACTATGTCGGGGCCGCCGCGGGATTGCTGTTCTCCTCGGGATACACCGCCAATTTGGGCACCGTCGTCGGACTCTCGGGCCCGGGTTCGCTGCTGGTTTCCGACGCCCATTCGCACGCCTCGCTGGTGGACGCCTGCCGGCTGTCGCGGGCGCGGGTGGTGGTGACGCCGCACCGCGACGTCGACGCCGTCGATGCGTCGCTGCGCGCCCGCGACGAGGAGCGGGCCGTCGTGGTCACCGACTCGGTGTTCAGTGCGGACGGCGCGCTGGCCCCGCTGCGCGAGCTGCACGACGTCTGTCGCCGGCACCGGGCGCTGCTCATCGTCGACGAGGCCCACGGGCTGGGTGTCCGCGGCGGCGGCCGTGGCCTGCTGTACGAGCTTGGGATGGCCGGTGCGCCCGATGTGGTGATGACGACCACACTGTCCAAGGCGCTGGGCAGCCAGGGCGGCATGGTGTTGGGGCCGGCGGAGGTGCGCGCTCACCTGATCGACGCGGCCCGCCCGTTCATCTTCGACACCGGCCTGGCCCCGGCCGCGGTGGGCGCCGCGCTGGCCGCCTTGCACGTGCTGCGAACCGAGGCGTGGCGGCCCGAGGCGGTGCTGCGGCATGCCCGCGAACTGGCCCGCATCTGCGACGTGGCCGTGCAGCCGCAGTCGGCGGTGGTATCGGTGATCCTGGGCGAGCCGGAGGTCGCGCTGGCCGCCGCGACCGCCTGCCTGGACGCGGGGGTGCGGGTGGGCTGCTTCCGGCCCCCGACCGTGCCCGCCGGGACCTCACGGTTGCGGCTCTCGGCGCGCGCTTCCCTGGATGCCGCCGAGTTGGACGTGGCACGCCGAGTGCTGACCGACGTTCTTGCCGTGGCGCGCCGTTGACCGTCCTCGCCGTCACGGGTACCGGCACGGGGATTGGTAAGACGGTCGCTGTCGCGGCGCTGGCCTGTCACGCTCGTCAGGCCGGGATCGACGTCGCCGTGTGCAAACCCGTTCAGACCGGGACGGACTCCGGTGACGACGATCTCGCCGAGGTCGCTCGGCTGTCGGGGGTGACCGAGATCGCCGGGCTGGCGCGATATCCGCGGCCATTGGCACCGGTCGCCGCGGCCGAGCAGGCCGGGATGGCGCTGCCCACTCGTGACCAGATGCTGCGGCTCATCCGCGACCTGGACCGCCCGGGCCGGCTCATCCTGGTTGAGGGCGCCGGCGGGCTGCTGGTCGAACTCGCCGATGCCGGCGTGACCCTGCGCGATCTCGCCGTCGACCTGAGTGCCGCGGTTCTCGTCACCGTCAGCGCGGAACTGGGTACCCTGAACCATACCGCACTTACACTGGAATCCATTGCTGGAAAACAACTTTCATGCGCCGGTGTGGTGATCGGCAGTTGGCCGCGGCAGCCAGGCTTGGTGGAGACCTCGAACCGGTCGGCCCTGGACCGGCTGGCAGCGGTGCGGGCCGCGCTGCCCGCCGGGGCGGGCTCGATGAACGCCGACGATTTCGCGGCGATGAGCGCCGCGGCGTTCGACCGTGACTGGGTGAACTCGCTGGTGCGCTGATGGTGCACTCGATCGAGCTGTTCTTCGACCGCGATACCGAGGCCGCGGTCCGCCGGATCTGGCAAGAGCTGGCCGGCGCCGGGATCCCCAGCCAGGCTCCGGCCAGCCGTCCGCACGTCACGCTGGCGGTCGCCGAAAGCATCGCGACCGACGTCGACGAGCTGCTGCGTCCGGTGACCAAACGTCTTCCGCTGAGCGCATTGATCGGTGCACCGGTGCTGTTCGGCCGCACCGGCGCCGTGTTCGCCCGGCTGTTGGTGCCGAGCGGCGAACTACTGGCGCTGCACGCCGAGGTGCACCGACTGTGCCGTCCCTATCTGGCGCCCGCACCGATGGCCAACAGCCTGCCCGGCCAGTGGACCGCACACGTCACGCTGGCCCGCCGCGTCGGTGGCGCCCAGCTGGGACGGGCGCTGCGCATCGCCGGCCGGCCCTCGCAGATCGAGGGGAGCTTCGCGGGCTTGCGCCGCTGGGATGGCGACAAGCGGGTCGAGTATCCGCTCGGTTGATCCCGTTGCATTCGGGTCGGCGGGCGTAACGCCACTGCGATTCTGGCCCTCACATTTCGCAGTGGCGTTACGTGCGCGAGCCGTCAGTCGGGGATGTGGTCGAATTCGTCGGGGTTGGGACCGGTGCGGCCCGACTCGCCGCGGTCGAGGCCGCCGATGTCATCCATCTCGGCGTCGGTCAACTCGAAGTCGAAGATCTCGAAGTTCGCCTGCATCCGCTCACGTCGCACCGACTTGGGGAACACGATGTCGCCGCGCTGGATGTGCCAGCGCAGCACCGCCTGTGCCGGCGTCTTACCGTGCGCCTCGGCGACGCGGGTGATCACCTCGTCGTCGAGCACCTTGCCCTGCGCTATCGGCGACCACGCCTCGGTCGCGATCCCGTGCTGGCTGCCGTAGGCGCGCACCTCGTCGTTGGCGAAGTATGGGTGCACCTCGATCTGGTTGACGGCGGGCACCGTCTCCGAATCCTCCGCCAGCCGCTTCAGGTGCGGTACCTGGAAATTCGACACGCCGATGCTGCGCGCCCTGCCCTGCTTGGCGAACTCCTCCAGCACGCCCCACGTGGACACGAAGTCGCCGTCGTAGAGGGTGGGCAGCGGCCAGTGGATCAGGAACAGGTCGACGTAATCAGAACCCAGCGCGCTCAGCGTGGCGTCGAACGCGCGGCGGGCGTCGTCGGGCCGGTGGTAGCCGTTGTTGAGTTTGCTCGTGACGAACACGTCGCCGCGGTCCAGCCCGGCGTCGCGGATGCCCTGGCCGACGCCCTTCTCGTTGCCGTACATCTCAGCGGTGTCGATGTGGCGGTAGCCGACCTCCAGTGCGGACCGGACAGCGGCGGCGGTCTCGTCGGGCTTGATCTGGAAGACGCCGAAGCCCGACTGGGGGATGGCGTTGCCGTCGTTGAGCTTGATCGACGGGACGGAATTCATCTGGTTGGCCTCCTGCGGCTTCGTGAAATGCGGCCTGTAAGGGCCTGCCCGCGGGTACGGGCCGACAAACGTCTGAGGCGGGCGCACTCGGACGCCGGTATCGACGCTAGCGCGCAGCTCAGCTATCCGCCGAAGATCAAGTACAGGCCGGTGAACGTGTAGCCGACCATGACCAGCATCATGGTGAGCTGCCCGGTGAGCTGATGGCCGGGCGGCAACAGCCGCAGCGCTTTGTCGTGCGCCGCGATCACCGCGACGATGTGCCCGGACACCACGCAGGCCACCTTGATTCCGGCCAGCACCGGCGGGTGCTGGGACAACACGTAAGCCACCTGCTGATGCGCCAGCCCCAACGGATTCCAGCCCCGACCGAACGGATCGGCGAGCGCGATCACCGCCTGCTGCCCGCGTTCCACCAAATAGGACAGGTAGTGCGCGAAGATGTAACCCACCACGATCGGGATCAGCGAGTGTGCCAGCTGGCCGGGCAAGGCGCGACGCTGCTCGCGGTCCACACCGCCGGTTGCCCGGGCCGCGAGCGAAAAGGTCCCTGCGACAACCGAAATGAAAACGAGCAGCCCGACGGTCCGCAGCGCGGACGACGACAGTCCGTTCGGCACACCGCGCACCAGCCGGGACAGCTGATCGGCGAAGCCGCGCCAGCTCGGCGACGACGAGTAGCTGTCGAACGCCGTCGACCCGAGCAACACCGCCAGCAGCGCGACCACACCGGGCCGCACCGGCAGCGACGGCAGATGGTCGAACGGGTTGCCGATGACGATCTGGCCGGTCGTCGTCGAGCGCCGAAACGGGGACAGCCGCGACACCGCCATGCTGTACACGCCGAACGGATCGGCCCTGGCCAGCCAGCGCTGCCCGCACAGCCACGCCCCGACCAGCGACACGACCGCGTAGACGAGCAGCCAGGCCCGCACCCAGGGCAGCGACGCGGAGTTGGGGCTCGCCAGTTCCAGCCAGACGAACGCGAACAGCCCCACCGCGGCCGGCCGATAGCCCCAGCTTTGCGGATAGGACCGGCGCGGGCGGCTCAGCCGTTCCGGCGCGGCGCGCCGCAGCAACAGGTACACGGTGCGCATCGGTGAGAGCACTCGCCAGACCGGCCCGAACGCCAGCGACAGCGCGACCAGCCCGACCCACAGCAGCACGTAGAACGCCCCGAGCAGGCCGTTGGCTTGCGTTTGCGGACCAAAGATTCCGGCCAGCACAACCCACACCGCGAAGCCCAGCGCCAACGCCGCCATCGTCCAGCGCGTGACGCGCGCGTCGACCAGCGTCGTCACCCACGCGGGCAGCGGGTGGCCGGGCGCATCCGGATCGAACCGCGGTCGCCGCCACGCAAAGGCCACCAACGCGAACGTGAACGTCAACGCCCATGCCGCACCGACCATCGCGTACGCGTAGGGCACGGGAAGATCGCTCGACCCGCCCAGGCCGTGCGCCAGCACCGCCGTCACGGCACGACTGAAATGGTCGCTATCGTGCGGTCCAGGTGATGGAGCTCCACGTCGACATTGCCGGGGACGTTGACGCTGAACTGAAAGACTTGGTTGGGTCTAGCCGCGACCTGGAACGTGTGGTCGGGCACCGAATGCACATGCAGCTCATCGGTAGCGTCGCTGGTGACGTGCAGGGTGATCTGCTGCTTGACCTTCGCCTGCAGCATCGCGTTGGTCGGGGTGACCTGACCGTGGGCGATGGTGACGTCAATGTTCACCGCGCCGGTGGGAGCCTGTCCCGGCGAACCGCCGCAGGCGATCAAGCCGCACATCAGCACCGTCACCCACGTCGCAATAAGCCTGCCGCGCAACGTCATCGCCTCAGGCCGCTCGCGGGAGTAGTTGTTTTTCCTCCGCCGGTTCCGGCGCGGACAGCGCATTGTTAATACGGCCCGCGCCCCACGTCAGGCCGGCGATGACCATCAGCGTCAGGATCAGCACGACGATCGAACCGGCGTTGTAGAGCCAGCCAGGGGCGTTCTGGTCGCGTTCACGCTGCAGGATGGTGATCTCGTGTACGAACGGCCGGTCGGTCGAGGACAGGGCGGGGACCTCGGCCGCGGGAATGGCGTCATCGGCGGGTTCGTAGATCGGTACGCCCGTCATCGTGTAGCCGTCTTGAATCCGCAGCAGCGTCTTCCACGATCCCCAGACTGGGACCGGCTGGGTGGACCGGAAATGGCCCGGGCCCACTTTTTCGAGCCGGTCGATCACCAGGCCGCGCTGGTTTTGCATCCGGCCCTGCCATGACAGAATTGTCACCCAATCCGGCTGCGGATCAACCATATTGGGCGGTGCCAGTTGCACGTCGGCGGACACCATGCGCTGCCCGGGGGCACTGGGCAACTCGGTCAGTGTGATCGCGGCCTTGCCTTGTTCGGGCACCACAATATGCAGGCCGTTGGCCACCGCGCCGCCGATCACCACCACGGTCGCCACGACCACCGAGATGCCGATCGAGCGGCGTGGCAGCCGTTGCCCGGTCAGCACCATGCCGAACAACGCGCCGCAGGTCCCGGACAGCACCCCCACGGGTACCGACATGGCCAGGGCCTCGCCCCACATGCTGACCGGCCACGGGTAGTGATAGACCGCTGAAATCCACAGCGACTCCAGCCACAGTCCGGCCGTCGCTACGGCAAGGCCGGAGACGGCACCAAAAGCGATGGGGCGCTTGAGAAGCGGAGTCAGGGCTACCAGTTCGACCACGAGCGCGGGGCCCAGATAAAGCGGGAACCAGTTGATCGGGGCGCCCAGGATGGGGCCCACCAGTAATGCCACCACCCCACGCAGCGCGACGGCGAACAAGGCGGCGATGATCGCCGCGCCGCGACCCATGGTGACGCGGGCGGCGATGGCCGCCAGAGCGGCCGCGAATGCGATCATCATCGGCTGCAACACCAGACGGAATTGCTCAACGCCGAAGTCGTATTCGATCTGATAGACCGACAGGCCGATGAACATCCCGCCGAATGACAGGTAACGCAGGAAGGTGATGAAGGCGCCTCGCACGGCCTCTGTGGCTTTCAAGGCCTGCTCGGCCTCGCCTTCGTGCTCCAGCATCAGCACCGCGAACAGGGAAAAGCAGGCGCCGCCAATCATCATCAAATGCGTTGGGCCCCAAAGGGTGACGTCTTGCCCGAAGATCCGGTGCCAGATGTCGTCGAGTGGGAATCCGATCATGGCGTAGAGCCCGCAGCCGGCCATCAGCACGCCGCCGACCGGCGCGTACCAGGTGCGGGTGATGCGCACCGCCGCGGGCCCGGGCTTCTCGAACGGGATGACGATCGCGATCATGCCCGCCAGGAACACCCCGAACAGGCCGATGATGATGAAGTAGTGCGCCGGGTTGGCCAGCGGTCCGGGATCGCGGCCGTTTCCGATATGCCAGCTGACATCCCAGATGAAGCCGAACAGGGCGCAGATGATCGACGTCGTGAAAACCAGGACCGGCAGCGCCACCCAGCTAGGCCGGTGGAATATCTCGCCCAGCTTGTCGGCGGTCCGGGCCAACCAGGTGATGCGATGCGTGCGGTGCGCATAGCCCACCCACAACATCACCAAGGTGATCACCATCGCGGCGATCGACAGCCCGATCACCTGGCTGAGCCCGGCGCCGCGGGCCGACGGCTCCGCGAGAAGCGGTAATCCTGTTGACACCATTGTCATGTCCTCCCTACTGCGGCGGGCCGTCCCGGAAGATTTGCTCCAGCGAACACTTCTTACTGCCAGGTAGGTTCAAGATCCTGTGTGTAATGCCCCGATTGGGCGCCTGTCAATCACCTGTCTCATCGGGAGTTTTGGCCGACTCGGGGGAATCGTCGGTCCGGCCGGTGCGGCGGTCCCGCAGCGCGACGTACAAGACCACGCCGGCGACGATTACGGCCGGCATGAAGGCGGGCACCGCCAACACAATCCAGTGGTGTGCCAGGTACTCGACGTGCTGGGTAGCCATGGTGGTCGTGTACCCCCGCGGTCGTCATCTCCTGGGTCCCGGCTCGCCCACGTCGCGGCTGGGCACGCGCGGGCCGTTACCCTACTTTGAACACCGTTTCGTTCAGGCTGCCACGACGTTGTGGCGGATGTGACCGCAGACGCGGCGCGACAAAGATGCAGGGGAGTACTTGGTGACTCAAGCGGCAACTCGACCCACCACCGAAGCCGACCACGGGGCGGACATCCTGGCGGTGGCCCGCCGGCAGGTGCTCGACGGCGGCGAGGGACTGAGCCGGGATCAGGTCCTTGCGGTGCTGCAGCTGCCCGACGAGCGGCTCGAGGAGCTTCTGGCGCTGGCCCACGAGGTGCGGATGCTCTGGTGTGGCCCCGAGGTCGAGGTCGAGGGCATCATCAGCCTCAAAACCGGCGGCTGCCCCGAGGACTGTCATTTCTGCTCTCAGTCCGGGCTGTTCGCCTCGCCGGTGCGCAGCGCCTGGCTGGACATTCCGAGCCTGGTCGAGGCGGCCAAGCAAACCGCCAAGTCGGGTGCCACCGAATTCTGCATCGTGGCCGCCGTGCGTGGCCCGGACAAACGGCTGATGTCGCAGGTCGCAGCCGGTATCGAGGCGATTCGCAACGAGGTCGAGATCAACGTCGCCTGTTCGCTGGGCATGCTGACCCCCGAGCAGGTTGACGAGCTCGCCGCGATGGGCGTGCACCGCTACAACCACAATTTGGAGACCGCCCGATCGTTCTTCACCAACGTCGTCACCACCCACACCTGGGAAGAGCGCTGGCAGACGTTGACGATGGTGCGCGACGCGGGCATGGAGGTGTGCTGCGGCGGCATCCTCGGCATGGGCGAGACGATCGAGCAGCGCGCGGAATTCGCCGCCGAGCTTGCGGAACTCAATCCCGATGAGGTGCCGCTGAACTTCCTCAACCCGCGGCCCGGCACGCCGTTCGGCGACCTCGAGCTGATGCCGGTCAGCGAAGCGCTGAAGTCGGTGGCCGCATTCCGGCTGGCATTGCCGCGCACCATGCTCCGGTTCGCCGGTGGCCGGGAGATCACGCTGGGCGACCTCGGCGCCAAACAGGGCATCCTGGGCGGCATCAACGCCGTGATCGTCGGAAACTACCTGACCACACTGGGCCGTCCCGCCGAATCCGACCTCGAACTGCTCGAGGATCTGCAGATGCCGATCAAGGCGCTCAATGCAAGCCTCTGAGCCGGCCGGTAACGGCTAGGTTGGAGTCTTGTGCTTGGGGATCTGGGTGCTCCGGTCAACGCCGGCGTCTACAACGTCTACACCGGAGAATTGGGGGGTACCACCGTGCCCACCGCGGCTCAGCTGGGCCTTGAACCGCCGCGCTTCTGCGCCGAGTGCGGGCGCCGGATGATCGTCCAGGTTCGCCCCGACGGCTGGCGGGCGCGCTGCTCGCGGCACGGCGAGGTGGACTCGGTGGACCTGGAGCCTCAGCGGTGACCGAACCCGGGTCGCCCGTGGCGCCCGAGCCGGCCGGTCGCGCCGCCCAGTCTCGGGGACGCGCGATTTTCCTTGCGACACTTGGACTCTCGGCGACCGGGGTGTTGGTCGGCGGCCTCTGGGCTTGGATGGCCCCGCCGATCCATTTGGTGGTGGCGATGACTCGCTCCGGCGAGCGGGTGCACGAGTACCTGGGCACCGAATCCCAGCATTTCTTTGACGTGCCCTGCCTGATGCTGGGTCTATTGACGGTGCTCGCGGTCGTCGCGCCGGTGCTGGCGTGGCAGTGGCGCCGGCTTCGGGGACCGGGCATGGTCATCGGGCTGACGGCCGGCATGATCGGCGCCGCCGCGGTCGCCTCCGGGGTGGGGGCGGTGCTGGTCGTGCTGCGCTATGGCGCGCTGGACGTCGACAAGGTGCCGCTGCTGGGCAGCCCTGCGGTGTCCTACGTCGTCGAGGCGCCGCCGGTGTTCTTCGGGCCTGGGCCGCTGCAGATCGCCACCACGTTGCTGTGGCCCGCCGCCGTCGCGGCGCTGGTATACGCCCTGCTGGCGGCCGGAAGCGCGCACGACGACCTGGGCAGCTCCGCGCCTACCGGTCGGGCGTCGCACGTCTTGCCGATGGAGCCCGAAGCCTCCGTCTCATAGCGGGCGGCGACGGATCTTGCGTCCGGTGACGACCTTGGCCGCGATGACGCCGAGCCGGAGCATCCCCGCGTAAGTGATCGGGTTGAACGCCGTCGGCCAGACAGTCCTGATCAGATGGTCCCTCAATGGCCGGCGGGCGAAGCGGTCGGTGAGCCAGCGCAGCGCCATCGGCGCCGACAGCGGGTGCAGCAGCGCGTGCTCGTTGAACGCGTCACGGTGGTAGCTGACGTCGGCGCCGCCGGCCGAGTAGGCGTCGGCCAGCGCGTCGATGTCGTGCACGTCGATCAGGTAGTCGTAGACGGCCTGCACGATCAGCACCGGCGGTGCCGGCGTCGCGACGCCCAGCTTGATGCTGTCGAAGACGTGTGACACCTCGGGTGACGACAGGATGTCCTCGAGCGGTTCGTCGAGGTAGTCGCCCATGTTCTTGCCGGCCATCCGCAGGATCGCGCCCACCGTCGTCATCTGTTCCAGGCGGTCCAGCAGGTCGCGCCCTTCGGCGTCGGTGTGCTCCTTGATGACGCGGTCCAGCTCGGGGTAGACGTGCGCGAGCGCGGCGACCACCATCGCGGGCAACCCCGCGAAGAAACCGCCGTTGAGCCGGCGGAAGGTGTGGCCCAAATCGCCGACGGGCGATCCCAGCACCGCCCCGACGATGTCCAGCTCGGGCGCGTAGTCGGCGCACATTTCGGCGGCCCAGGCGCTGGCCAGCCCGCCGCCGGAGTACCCCCACAGCCCGATCGGCGCCGACGGCGACAACGCGAGCTGCTGGGAGTTCAGGGCGGCGCGGATGCCGTCCAGGACGCGGTAGCCGGGTTCGTACGGCGCTCCCCACATACCCAGCAGGCCTTCATGGTCGGGCACCGACACC
The DNA window shown above is from Mycobacterium sp. Aquia_216 and carries:
- a CDS encoding DUF2567 domain-containing protein — translated: MTEPGSPVAPEPAGRAAQSRGRAIFLATLGLSATGVLVGGLWAWMAPPIHLVVAMTRSGERVHEYLGTESQHFFDVPCLMLGLLTVLAVVAPVLAWQWRRLRGPGMVIGLTAGMIGAAAVASGVGAVLVVLRYGALDVDKVPLLGSPAVSYVVEAPPVFFGPGPLQIATTLLWPAAVAALVYALLAAGSAHDDLGSSAPTGRASHVLPMEPEASVS
- a CDS encoding lipase family protein, encoding MVELGNLAGTDGAEWIGRPPHEGLQHKARPLLPCDDPFYQPPSGFQHAEPGTVLRSRDVELALLGLIPQSVSAIQLLYRTTDMNGTPEACVTTVIVPAERRQGQSYPLLSYQCAIDAMSSRCFPSYALRRRSKALGSIAQLEFFLIAAAVAEGWAVSVPDHEGLLGMWGAPYEPGYRVLDGIRAALNSQQLALSPSAPIGLWGYSGGGLASAWAAEMCADYAPELDIVGAVLGSPVGDLGHTFRRLNGGFFAGLPAMVVAALAHVYPELDRVIKEHTDAEGRDLLDRLEQMTTVGAILRMAGKNMGDYLDEPLEDILSSPEVSHVFDSIKLGVATPAPPVLIVQAVYDYLIDVHDIDALADAYSAGGADVSYHRDAFNEHALLHPLSAPMALRWLTDRFARRPLRDHLIRTVWPTAFNPITYAGMLRLGVIAAKVVTGRKIRRRPL